The genomic DNA AGGCCGTCCCAATCGTTTCCGACTGGTTGGCGCAGCCGATGGTGACGATTGTGGAGCCGGGAGAGCGACACTGGACGATTTTGCAGGACCTTCTCACTCGCGTGCACGCGAGAGGCCCCGCGGTGACTGACGCTCATCTCGCCGCTCTGGCGATCGAACACGGGGCGACGCTCTGCTCGAGCGACCGAGACTTCGAGCGCTTTCCGGGTCTCCGGGTTCTCAATCCACTCGCGGCGCAGACCTGACGAGCGTGCGTCGAAGTCGAAACGCTTCGAGCCCGGTCAGGTGTCCTGTCCGCTGGCTTGGGCGTTCACCCCGTACGCAGCGGGTCTGACCTTCCGATACCCGCCACAGCCGCAGTCGTCGGTCAGCTCGGCATGCGCGATCGTGCGCAGGCTGATGCGCGCCGCGGTCGCGCCCAGCTCCTCGTGGATCGTGTCCAACGCACCCCACTCTTCCGGGATGACGCCGTCGACGTAGTTGGTCACGTACGACGCGCTGACGAAGCACGCGCCGATCTCGCGCGCGTTGGTGGCCTCCGGAGCGATGCTCTGGTTGACTGCGTCGGCGCCGAGCGACTGGAGCGCGCGGGCTTCGGCGGGGGTCTCGAAGCGCGGCCCCCATGTATGCGCCATCACCAGCCGGTTGGCCATGCCGTACACGCGGTCGGGGGCGGGCCATAGCCGCCGGGCTGTGCGTTCCAGCGTGCGGCCCAGGCTGGGGCACACGAGCTGATTCCCGCGGCACGCGTACGCGAATCGCCCCGGCAGCGTCGAGTACGTGGTTTGGCCCAGGTCCAGCACGTCGCTGGTGACCACGAAGTCCCGAGGTTGCAGCGCCCGGTTGATCGAGCCGCAGGTGCTGTCGGCCAGCACCTTGCGCACGCCCGCCTGCGCCAGAGTCCAGAAGACTCGACGATGCGCCGAGTGGTCGACGGCGTCGAGCGGCCAGCCGTGCGAGAACACGTTCAGCGCGAGACGGGTGCGGCCGTCTTCGGTCACGCCGCCGTCGAACTCGATGAGCTGCCACCGCTCGGTGCGTCCCCACGGCGTATCGAAGCTGAGGCCGCGCTCGACCACGCGCACGCCCGGCTCGCGGAGATCGTCCGGAAACCTGAGCCCCCAGCTGGCGCTGCCCGAGATCAGCGCCAACGCGGCTTTCGGGATTTTCTCGCCGCCCATCGTCCTCGCTACGCCGTTTGGAGCGCCTTGGCCGGGTCGAGCTTCTGAAAGTCCTTCGCGAAGGCCACGATGTGGTCGACGATGCGCGCGAGCGACTCCTCGCCCCTCCGCTTCAGCGCCTCGAGCGCCGCCTTGTCGACCTCCGGCGCGCTCTCCACGTCTACGTCCCAGGAATCCACCGGAATGATCACCGGGGCGCTCTGATACTCGAAGTTGCTGAAGCCGAGCGGCTTGATCTTGTCTCCAAACAGCTGGCGCATCGGCGGGTTCACGCCCCACTCGCCCTTGTACCCGCCGGGCCTCACATCCGCGATGTGCGCGCCGCTGACCGCCAGCGCCACGGCGAGCTCCCAGATGTGGGTGCCTTCGGGGAACGCGTTCGGCGCGATCTTCTTGCCGATGTTCCACCATTCCAAGACCGCGATCAGCATGCCGAGTTCCCGCACGTTGCGGCCCGTCCGGATGAGCGGCTCCCGGTTGCCGCCGTGGCCGTTGAGGAAGATCACCTTGCGGACGCCGTTGTCGTAGAGGCTCTCGCAAATGTCGGTGTAGACCGCCTCGATTACGTCCTGGCTGATGGTGATCGAACCGGGGTAGTGTGCCATCTTGTCGTTCTCGCCGTACGGGACCGCCGGCAGCGTTACCAGCCCGGTCCGCTTACCGACCTCGTCGGCGATCCACGCCACCGAGCTCGTGTCGATGCCGATCGGCGTCGGGCCGTGCGAATGCAGAGTGCCCACGGCCATGATCGCGGTGTCGGACCTCTTGAACGCCTCTTCGGCTTCTTTCCAGGACATCTCATCCAGCCGGTGCTTGGCCACTGTCCACCTCCTTGACTCGCCCGGAGTGACCCGGCCGTGCCGCACGTCCCCGCCGGCCGCGGCGTCATCCGAAGCGTTCCCCAGATAGATCCTTCGATCAGGGATGTCGATCTTCCCTGGCCGTCCGCCGTGGGGCGCCGCGGCAAGGAGTCGACCTCGCAGTCCGCCTTCCTTTGGAGTCGCGTCCTGCCGAAAAGAGGCGACGGCGCCTCGGGCAAGTCGGTGGCACGAGGGTCCAAAGCGCGCGAAGGCCAATATTGAAGTCTTTGTGGAGAGCGCAGATGAATTGATAACGTAGTGCGACGAGATCCCCGAACCGTTGCGCGCGGTTCTCGAAGGGACCGGTCGTACATCGGAGGGAGAAGATGGAATTCGCCGGCAAGGTTGTGTGGCTGACGGGCGGGGGCGGACGTATCGGGCGGGCGATCGCCGCGGCGTTCGCTCGAGAGGGAGCCTCCGTCGGGATCTGCGATCTGAACGGGGACGCCGCGACGCAGTCGCTCGAGGCCATGCGGGCTGGGGGAGGTCGCGGTGTCGCGCTCCGCGGGGATGTGAGCGTCGAGGCGGACGTGGACCGCATGCTCGCGGAGATCACAACGTCGCTTGGGCCAGTGGACATCTTGGTGACGAGTCACGGGAACTCCCCGAACATGCCGGTGCTGGAGATGGACCTGGCCACATGGCAGTCGGCGTTCACCGTCAACACCCAGGGGTGTTTCCTGGCGTGCCGGGCCGCGGCGCGTCAGATGGTCGCGCGTCGGGCACGGGGTGTCATCATCAACTTGTCCTCGGGGGCCGCGACGTCCGGCCGGCCGGGCTCGTCCGCCTATTGCGGCTCGAAGGCGGCGATCAACATGCTGAACCACGTGCTCGCGACGGAACTGGGCCCCCACGGTATCCGCGTCAACGCCATCTCGCCCGGGCTGGTTACCCCAACGGCGCTGCGGCACGGCGAGGCAGGGCACCCATATCTGAACCTGATGATCGACATGACCCCGCTCGGCCGGACCGGCGTGCCGACCGACGTCGCGGAGGCGGTGCTTGCGCTCGCGTCCGACCGCCTCGGATGGGTGACCGGTGCCAATCTCGAGGTCAGCGGCGGCTCGCACTGCGGCCGCACGAACGCCCCGTACACGCCGAGGTTGACGCCGCCGGGCGCCACGCCCCCGCCGCGTGCCTAGTGGACGTGCCGCGGGGCCTCGGTGTCCGCGAGACCTGACGCCACGTTCGACTCCCGGCAGGCTTTGCTAGACTGATATCTGGGCCACCGATCGACGAGGGTGCCGGGCGTGGGCCTCGTCGGGATGGATGCAGGGTGGCGATTCGGAGGTGCGTTCCGTGGCCGATAGCCCATCGCCGTCGAACACACGAACGAAGCTGAGCGATGTCGTCGTTGTCGACGTCGACATCCACGCGGACGACCCACCCGGAGCGCTCGCTCCGTACTGTGACATGCCGTGGCGGCGGTCTCTGGAACTGCAGGCGACCCTTCCGTCGCGCTACCTGAGTTACGGCGGGTACTCGCCGAGCCTGGGCCTCGACCCGCCGTTTCCGGGCGGCCTGCACGGACGGACCACCCCGACCGCGGCGAAGATGCGCGAGGAGCTCGACGCGATCTCGGTGGACATCGGGATCTTGTTCCCCGACCATCTGCTGCTCATGGCGCAGTTGCCGAACGCCGACTACGCGGCCGCCCTCGGCCGTGCGTACAACCGCTGGCTCCTCGAGAAGTGGCTTGCGGTGGAGCCCTCGCTCTACGGCGCGCTCGTCGCGGCTCCCCAGGATCCCGTCGACGCGGCGCGGGAGATCGACAAGTACGGTGCGGATCCCAAGGTCGTGGCGGTCTATCTGCCGACGTCCGCGGTGTACCCGCTGTGGGGCCACCGGAAGTACGACCCGATCTACGCCGCGGCCGAGGCCGCGGGCCTGCCCGTGATGCTGCACAGCGTGTCTGCCGTGTTCCCGGTGTTCCCGTTCAACGTGGAGCAGTTCGACACGGCGCTCGCCCGGCACACCGTCGGGCATACGTTCGCGATGATGGCGAACCTGATCAGCATGGTGACGACCGGGGTGCCGGTGCGATTCCCGAAGCTCAAGGTGTGCTTCACCGAGGCCGGGATCTCGTGGGTGCCGTTCATCATGTGGCGGCTGGACAAGGAATACAACGAGAGCCGCCGCGAGGTGCCGTTCCTCGAGGACCGGCCGAGCGCGTACGTCAAACAGATGTACTTCGCCACGCAGCCTGTCGAGGAGCCGGAGAACCCGCGCCACCTCGCGGCGACGATTGAGGTCATCGGGGACGATCACATCCTGTTCGCCTCCGATTGGCCGCACCACGACTTCGACCACCCGCGTCACGTGTTCGACCTGCCGCTCGCGCCCGAGACGAAACGCCGGATCATGGGCGAGAACGCCCTCCGGCTGTTCGGGATCCCGGCCCCCGCCAAGTCCCCGAAGACGGGCGCGTGATGGCCGACGTGACGGTCGCCCGGGTCAGCGAGTTCCCTTCCGGTGCGCGCCGCGTCGTCCGCAGCGGGCGCATCGAGATCGGTGTCTTCAACGTGGACGGCCGGTACTACGCGCTGCCGAACGTGTGCGCCCACCAGTTCGGACCCCTGTGCGAGGGGCGCGTAACCGGGACCCTGATCGCGAACGCCGAGACGGAGTGGAGGCGGGCGTGGGTGCGCGAGGGCGCGATCCTGACGTGCCCCTGGCATTCGCTCGAATACGACATCACGACTGGCCGCTGCCTGGCCTACCCCGGTATCAAGCTGCGACAGTATCCGGTGCGCGTCGAAGGAGAGTACGTCGTCGTCTCGGTGTAGAGGAGCGTGACGTGATCTATCTCGTGCGCTGCGCCGAGTGCGATCAGGCGTTCTGGTTGGACGTCCGAGACGCGCGGACGCCGGCGCACAACCGGTGGGACCGACGCGCGTCCGCGCTTCCTGCCGCCGAACGGGGCGACGGCAGCGGACGCACCGGGCACTGGGTCATGGAGAGTCTCCGGCCGCTGCCGGCGATCACCCGTCCCGACCAACCCTGGACTCGGCGGTCGGACGGTTTCTGAAACACACCGCGAACTGGAGACCAACATCCAGATTCAGAGGCCGTCGGCTGTGGCGAGTCCTGGATTCCGCGCGTGTCACCCGACGGTCGGGAACGTGCGAAGGGGGACTGCGGGCCGGCGGCGAACGCTCGAATCGACTCGACTTCAATCATCGATGGGAATCTCGGGTAGAATGGCGGGCAACGACCTCCGATCAGGACACGCGCCCCGAGTCGACGAATTCGTGCGCTCATCCGATGGAACGCGGGTTGGCTTCACCCGGCTCGGATCGGGACCGGCATTGGTAGTGGTTCATGGCAGCCTGTCGACGCGTGAAGATTGGCTCACCGTGGCGAGTCTGCTGGCCGATCACTTCACCTGCTATGTGATGGATCGGCGCGGGCGAGGGTTGAGCGGTGACGCGCCGGATTACGCGATCGAGCGAGAGTGTGACGACATCACCGCGGTGCTCGTGGCCGCGGGGCGCGCAGCAAATCTCCTCGCACACTCGTTCGGTGCGATCTGTGCCCTCGAAACGGCGATGCGCGTCGTGGTGCCGCACCTTATCTTGTACGAACCTCCGCTTCCCGTCGGTGGGCGGGTCGCGGGTGAACATCTTGGCGAATATCGGGCCGCCGTCGCCACGGGCCGCTTGGATGAGGCTCTTGAAATCGGCCTGACGCGCTTCGTCGGATTGTCGGCCGGGCAAATCGCGGGAATGCGCACGGCGCCAATTTGGCCGCAGTTGCGGTCGCGTACTCCCACATGGACTCGTGAAGTGGAAGCCATCGACGGCCTCAGCTCGAGCGTCGACCGTTACAGTGCGCTGACGTCCTCCACCCTCCTGCTGGTCGGGAGTGAAAGTGCGAAGCACCTCAGGGATGCCACAGCGGCGCTCAGTCAAGTACTTCAGCATGGCCATGTGACGACGCTCGTCGGGCAAGGGCATATGGCGGGTCGGCTCGCGCCCGAGCTCGTCGCACGAGCCGTCACTGCATTCCTGCGACAGTGAATCGTGTCGAACGAGGAGTGCCACCGCCCGGTCGAGCAGTGCTCTAGACAGTTCAGACGTCAAGGTCGTCTGGTTCGAGGAGAGTCGACTACTCACACCACCGCGCAATGAGCATACCGGGTGGCGCGCTCCGCGGGGGGCCCCGACGGTCGAGAACGCGCCAAGGGTGCGATGAATCGACGGCGAACACTCGCTTCGGCTTGATCTCGAAGCGGCACTCTCGCCCTTGGGAACTCGCCGGCGCGACGGAAGGGACTGACAGATGGAGAGACGCACCCCCTGCGAGATTGCCGTTCGCGCGCATCGCTTGGGCGCCGCGAGATGGAGGCTCCTCGCGTGAGCGCCGGCGGCGCGGAACGGGCGGGACACGCCACCCCGCAACCGGTGGTGGCGCCGCTCACGCGCGACGCGATCTTTCTGGTGGTGACCGTGAACCCGGGGGTCGAGAGCTGCGCGGCGGTGCGGGCGCTCTGCGGAGATCTCGGCGCGCTCCTGCGCGCGGTCGGATTCCGTGACATCGAAGGCGACCTGTCCTGCGTGGTGGGGTTTAGCTCCGACGCGTGGGACCGGCTCTTCGGGCAACCGCGGCCGGCGGAGCTCCATCCGTTCCGGGAAGTCACCGGCCGGCCGCACCGCGCGGTCTCCACGCCCGGCGATATCCTCTTTCATATCCGCGCGAAGCGCATGGACCTCTGCTTCGAGTTGGCGACGCAGATCACGGCGCGCCTCGGCGATGCGGTGGCCCCTGTGGACGAGACGCACGGCTTCCGTTATTTCGACGACCGCGATCTGATCGGGTTCGTCGATGGGACGGAGAACCCCAGGGATCAGGCGGCGATCGACGCCACCATCATCGGCGACGAGGACGCGGCGTTCGCCGGCGGCAGCTACGTGATCGTGCAGAAGTATCTCCACGACCTCCGCGGGTGGAACGCGCTGTCGACCGAGGCGCAGGAGCGCATCATCGGCCGGACGAAGCTCTCCGACATCGAGCTCGACGACGCCGTCAAGCCCACCGCGGCGCACAACGCGCTCACGACGATCGTGGAAGACGGGGTCCAGCTCGAGATCCTCCGCGACAACATGCCATTCGGCGAGGCGGCGAAGGGCGAATTCGGTACGTATTTCATCGGGTACGCGCGCTCGCCTCACCGGATCGAGCAGATGCTGGTGAACATGTTCGTCGGCCGTCCACCGGGCAACTACGACCGGCTGTTGGACTTCAGTCGCGCCGTCACCGGGACGCTGTTCTTCGTCCCGTCCGTGACGTTCCTGGAGAACGTGTCCGGCGGCGAGCCTGCCGTCGCGGCGCCGCCACCAGGTCCGTCCTCGCCGTCTGCGCCCGAGTCGGCACCGCCATCGCGCGACGGATCGCTCGGCATCGGTTCCCTCAAAGGAGACTCCCGAGATGAATAACCTGCACCGCGAACTTGCCCCGATCTCCGACGCCGCGTGGGCTCAGATCGAGCAGGAAGCGTCGCGCACGCTCAAGCGCCACCTTGCGGCACGACGGGTGGTCGACGTGCACGGGCCTAACGGCGTCGCCTTTTCCGCCGTCGGCACCGGCCATCTTCGGCCTGTCGAAGCTCCGGGGGAGGGTATCCACGCCTGGCAGCGCGACGCGACGGCGCTCGTGGAGCTGCGTGTCCCGTTCGAACTGGATCGCCGGGCGATCGATGACGTGGAACGCGGCGCCAACGACTCGGATTGGCAGCCGCTCAAGGATGCTGCGCGCACGATGGCCTTTGCGGAGGACCGGGCCGTCTTCGAAGGCTACGCTCCCGTCGGCATCGGAGGCATCCGACGGGGCACCAGCCACCCGGTGATGCCCCTCCCCGCTGATGCGCGCGAATATCCGAGCGCGATCGCTCGGGCGGTAACCCAGCTGCGTCTCGCCGGCGTCAACGGCCCGTACTCTGTGCTGCTGAGCGCCGACGCCTACACCGGCGTCAGCCAGGCCAGTGACCACGGCTACCCCGTGCTGCAGCACGTCAAACGTCTCCTAGACGGCGAGATCATCTGGGCCCCGGCGATTGCCGGAGCGTTTGTCTTGACCACCCGCGGCGGCGACTTCGATCTGCACATCGGCCAGGATATGTCGATCGGCTACGCCAGCCATGCGGACGCCGTCGTGCGCCTGTACCTGCAGGAGACCTTCACCTTCCTACTATTGACCGCAGAAGCCGCTGTGGCGCTGACGCCCCCCGGGTAGGAGCCGGCGCCGAGGGACTGATCACCTCGCCCAGCGGAGCCCCCGCAGCCGGCTCACGGCGGCGCGCGCCGTTCGGACGGTGCGTCTCGGCAACCTGCGCATTGGCATCCATGCGACATCGGCGACGTCATCGCCCGCGGTGAGATCGGCAGTCCCGTCGGCGATCCGGGCAATGTAGCACACGTCCAGCGTGGCGATTCCTCCGGACCCGTACGTTCCGGCAAAGGTGCCAAGCGTCCCCTGCAGTTCCACCTCGACGCCCAGTTCTTCCCGTGCCTCACGCCGTGCCGCGTCTTCCGCCGTTTCTCCCGGCTCCACGAACCCGCCGACGAGGTCCCAGTGCCCCTGCAACGGAGGGATCGCTCGTTTCGCGAGCAGAACGCGCGCCCCGTCCACAATCACGAGCGAGGCCGTAGGTTTGGGATTGTTCCAGTATGTCCATCCGCACCGGCGGCAGGTCTTTACGCCGCGGCCGCCGACCGGCGTCAGCGGCGCGGCGCACTGCATGCAGAAGCGCGCTCGCATGGCGATCCTCCAGGAGAAAGCGCCGTCCGGCCCCCAAAGAGGCAGGTTCGTCCTGCAGGAAGAACCGTACCACAGCGCAGCGTCGGTCGAGCATGCGCCGGAGTGACTCCATGGACAGCACCGCCCCCCGTGTCCCACGCTTGGCCGGCGCCCTGGTGACCGTGCCGGGCGCCGGGGTGGTGCTGAGTGGATGGCTGTTTCCTCCCGCGGCGCCGGGTCGAGCCGCGTCGGCCGCGGTGATCGTGCTGCACGGGTGGAGGCCGCCTGGCGTCTGGGCTGCCCTGGACGTGGCGGGCGTCGCTCGCGAACTTGCGACGGAGGGATACGCCGCGCTCGCGCTGTCCCTGCGCGGATGGCCGGGGTCCGGCGGCGAGGACGACGGCGGGTTGCGCCAGCCCGACGACATCGCCGCGGCCCTCGACTGGCTCGCGTCGCGACCCGGTGTGGATCCTGCCCGTCTTGGGCTCCTGGGGTTCTCCCAGGGGGGGCAGGTGGCGCTGTTGACTGCGGCGCGGTCGGCGTCGGTGAAGGCGGTGGTCGCGTACTATCCGGTGACCGACATCGATGCGTGGCGCGAGACGACGTCCTTTCCGGCGATCCGGGACGTCTACGTGCCGCGTGTCTGCACCCCCGGCGGGACGCGGGTGCGATCGCCCGTCGACCGCGCCGCTTCCATCACCGCCGCGGTGATGCTGATCCACGGCGATCGAGATACCCGCGTGCCGACGGCGCAGAGCGTGGCGATGGCCGATGCGCTCGCCGCCGCCCGCCGTCGTGTGGAACTCGTGCTCGTGCCGGAAGCGGACCACGGGTTTGCCCGGCGCGAGCACCCCGGCGTGTGGCGGCGGGCGCTCGCGTTCTTCGAGGAACACCTGCGCGGCGAGACCGGCAGCGCGCGACCGGTGGTCCCGTGAGCGACGAGACGTCGAGGCGGGCGCTACGGCCTGTCGTCACCGCTCATCTCTTCCCTGAACTCCTGACTGGGCTCCTGGAGCTCTTGACCGGGCTGGACACCGGGGAGTGGGCCGCGCCCGTCCCGCGGAAATCCTGGTCGGTGAGAGAGGTGGCGTTGCACCTGCTCGGAGTGGACGTGGGGCTCCTCTCGCGCCAGCGGGACGGTCACGCGGCGGCCGGGGCTCGCATCGACGACTACGAGGGACTCGTGCGGTTTCTCAAGACGCACAACGACACGTGGGTTGACGCCGCGCGACGGATCAGTCCGCGCCTGCTCTGCGATCTCCTCCGCTTCACCGGGGACCAAGTCAGCGACTACGTCCAATCGTTGGACCCCGACGCGCCGACGGAGCCGGTCAGCTGGGCGGGGCCGGACCCGGCCCCCACGTGGCTGCACGTGGCTCGTGAGTACACCGAACGGTGGCATCATCAGCAGCACATCCGCGATGCGGTGGCGAAGCCGGGCTACGGCAGCGTCCGCTATCTCAGGCCCGCGCTGGAGACGTTTGTGCGGGCGCTCCCCCGCGCCTATCGCAAGGTGGAGGCTCCGGAGCACACGGTGATCGAGATGGCGATTTCAGGAGCGGCGGGAGACAAGTGGCTGCTCGTGCGGGAGTCAGAAGCCTGGAGACTCTATCTGGGACATACGCCCGCTCCGGACGCGCTCGTCGTTCTTCCGCAGGAGATCGCGTGGCGGCTCTTCACGAGGTGGATCGCCAGGCAGGACGCGCTGCGCGAGTCTCGGGTGCGCGGAGATCCGTCGCTGGCATCTGTGGTGTTTGATACGGTCGCCGTCATCGCGTAGCGGCAGGTGTGCGGCCTGCGACCCGGCGCGGTCGCCACGCGCGAGGGAGCCGGCCCGAAGACCGGCTCCCTCGCGGCGCGTTGGGGTCGATGGGGTGCGGCTCAGGCCGTCACTGCGTGTATCGCCACTGCTCGATGTTCCACCCGTCCCCGGCGTTGCTGGGGTTGCCGGTGAGGCCGGCGAGCTTGCTGCTCGTCGCGGTGGCGGAGACCATGTAGTACACGGGGATCGTCGGCACGTCCCGCCCGAGCATCTCCTGCGCCTTCCAGAACAGCGGCTTGGCTTTTGCGGGATCGATTTCCTGTTCGGCCTGGTTGATGACGTCCGTCACGTCCTTGTTCACGTAGAAGTCTTCGTTCAGGCCGTTCGGCGGCAGCGCGTCGGCCGAGTAGAAGATCGACAGCGCCGGCGGCGCGCCGATCTTCCAGCGGTGGAACAGGGTGTCGCACTTGCCGGTGACCCGGATCTCCCCGTACACGGTCGAGGAGTAGTTGTGGATCTGCATATCCATGCCGACCGCGCGCAGTTCGGCCTGGATGACCTGTTGGACCCGGTCCTGGGTCGCGTCCCCGGTCGCATTGCAGTTCTCGAACGTCAGCGCGTGACCGCCCTTCTGGAGCACGCCGTTCGCGCCCGGCGTCCAGCCCGCCGCGGCGAGGAGCTGCTTCGCCTTGGCCGGATTGTACGTGTACTGACTGTACGCCTTCGCGTCGTACGCCCACGTCAGCGGGGTCATCGGCGGCCCCGCGGCCGTGCCGAGGCCGCCGAGGACGCTCGACACGATCCCGCGCTTGTCGATCGCATACGCGACGGCCTGCCGCACGCGGACGTCCTGCCACATCGGCCGCTTGAGGTTGAAGTCGAAGTGCATCCACGCGTTGAGCGGGTAGACGACGACCTTCACGTTCGGCGTGGCCTGCAGCGCTTTGATCTGGTCGAACGGCACGAGCCACGCGACCTGCGCCTCACCCGTCTTCACCATGTTGATCCGCGTGTTCGGGTCCTGGACAAACCGCCACACGATCCGCTTGATGTGCGGGAGCCCCTGCGCGGCGCCGCGGTAGTACGGGTTCGCGACCTCGACGAGCGACTGCCCGGGCTGCCACGACTCGACCTTGTAGGGACCGGTGAGCACGGGGCTCCGGTTGTAGGCGGTGTAGGTGTTCAGGTCGTGGCCCTCGAGGATGTGCTTCGGCATCAGGTACCGGAACGTGTTCACGATGTAGCCCGAGTACGGGGTCTTGAACGTCGCGACGACGGTCAGGTCGTCCGGCGTGTCCACCGACTCGATCAGGTTCCAGCCCGGGCGCGTGTCAACGCGGAACGTCGTGTCGATCATCGCCTTGTACGTGAACAGGGCGTCCGCCGATGTCACCGGCTGGCCGTCGCTCCACTTGAGCCCCGGCTTGAGCTTCCACGTCACGATCATCTTCTGGCCGACCAGCTTCACGCCGCCGTTGGACAGGAGCGGGACCTGTCGGGCCAGCAGCGGGATGTACCGCATCTTGTCATCGTTCGTGACGAACCCCTCCGCCAAGCCCATGTCTCCGACCGCAGGAATGTGCGTGGCGTAGGGGTTCAGCGTGTCGGGTTCCAGGGGATACGCGACCGTGAGCGTGTCCGGTGTCGCCGCAGCGCCCGCCGGCGGCCCAGGGATCGCGATCAGGCCCGCGACCAGAACCAGCCATGCGATCGTACAGATCGTCCCCGTCATCGTGCGCGCGCGTGTCCTCATCGTTGTCCCTCCCCTGGGGTCTCGTACCGTGATTCCCGTGCTACACGGCTCCCGATGCGGGGCCGTCGAGCAACGTCTTGTAGACGCGACCGTCCTTCATGACCAGCGCGAGGCGGCCGGGGTCCGCAACGGCGGCGATGTCGTCGAGTGGATCGCCGGCGACGAGCAGCAGGTCGGCCCGGCGCCCGGGCCTGAGCGTGCCGACGCGGTCGTCCATCGAGAGCAGCCGGGCGGCGTCCCCGGTGGACGCCACGATCGACTGCATCGGGGTCATCCCCGCCTCGACCATGTAGACGAGCTCCCGCGCGTTCTCGGCGTGTCCGAGCGCGCCTGCGTCGGTGCCCATCGCCATCGGCACGCCGAGCGCGAGCGCCCGGCGGAACACCTTGCGCTTTTCCTCGAGCATCGCCGGCACCCGCGCGGCGGTGTAGGCCGGAACGGACGTCGGGTCGCGCCGGATCCGTTCCACCATCCGCTGCGTGACGCTGAGGGTGGGGACCAGCCAGATCCGGCGGCGGGCCATCTCCTCAAGCTGGCGGTCGCTGGCGAGCCCCCCGTGCTCGACCGTGTCCACGCCCGCGGCGAGGCACATGTCGAGGCTCTCGCCGCCGTGCGCGTGCGCCATGACGCGGACGTCCTTGCTGTGCGCTTCGTCGACGATGACCCGCACCTCGTCGAGACAGAACTGGCGGGTCGTGTACCCTCCGCGCGGCGACCCGCCGCCGCCGTTCGTCGCGATCTTGATCCAGTCCGCACCGAGCTTCAGCACCTCCCGGACCTTGCGGCGCACGCCATCCGTGCCGTCGGCGATGCCGTCCGGAATCCCAGGAAGCCTCGGCAGATCCGAGGAGAGCCCGGACGGCTGCGTGAGATCGCCGTGGCCGCCGGTCTGGGAAATGATCACCAGGCTGATGAGGAGCCGGGGCCCGTCGATCACGCCCTGGTCGACCGCCATCTTGACGCCGAGGTCGACCCCGGCGGCGTCGCGCAGGGTCGTGACCCCGGCCCGCAGCGTGTCGTCCAGCCACCGGCCCACCTGCAGCACCGCCAGGCTCGGCGCCAGTTGGAAGCGGCGCGTCAGGTCGAGCCCGAAGTGCGCGACGTGGTCGTGGCAGTCGATGATCCCCGGCATCGCCGTGCACCGCGACCCGTCATACACGTGGGCGCCCGCCGGAAGCGCGCCCAGCCGGTCGAGCGGGCGCACGTCGGCGATCAGCCCGTCCTCGATGATCACGGCGGTCGCCCCCGTCGCCGCGGCCCCGGTGCCTTCGATCAGCCGGCCGGCTTTGACGACGTGGGTCACGGCTGCGGTCACGCCCGCGCCGACCCCGCGGCCCGGCGGCGCTGGGCCTCCTGGCTGAGGCGCAGGAAGGCCGGCACGAACTCGCGCGCGTACGCGACCATGCGGTCCAGGATCTGCCGGCCACGCGCTTCCGAGGCGACGCTCCAGTCGCCGCTTGCGCCGCTCGGCAGCACGTCCGACGCCTCGTTGAAGAGGCCGATCTCGAACCCCTGGAACTTCCCGGTCCGGTACGACGCGACCGAG from bacterium includes the following:
- a CDS encoding amidohydrolase family protein, with protein sequence MADSPSPSNTRTKLSDVVVVDVDIHADDPPGALAPYCDMPWRRSLELQATLPSRYLSYGGYSPSLGLDPPFPGGLHGRTTPTAAKMREELDAISVDIGILFPDHLLLMAQLPNADYAAALGRAYNRWLLEKWLAVEPSLYGALVAAPQDPVDAAREIDKYGADPKVVAVYLPTSAVYPLWGHRKYDPIYAAAEAAGLPVMLHSVSAVFPVFPFNVEQFDTALARHTVGHTFAMMANLISMVTTGVPVRFPKLKVCFTEAGISWVPFIMWRLDKEYNESRREVPFLEDRPSAYVKQMYFATQPVEEPENPRHLAATIEVIGDDHILFASDWPHHDFDHPRHVFDLPLAPETKRRIMGENALRLFGIPAPAKSPKTGA
- a CDS encoding Rieske 2Fe-2S domain-containing protein is translated as MADVTVARVSEFPSGARRVVRSGRIEIGVFNVDGRYYALPNVCAHQFGPLCEGRVTGTLIANAETEWRRAWVREGAILTCPWHSLEYDITTGRCLAYPGIKLRQYPVRVEGEYVVVSV
- a CDS encoding 5'-methylthioadenosine phosphorylase, translated to MGGEKIPKAALALISGSASWGLRFPDDLREPGVRVVERGLSFDTPWGRTERWQLIEFDGGVTEDGRTRLALNVFSHGWPLDAVDHSAHRRVFWTLAQAGVRKVLADSTCGSINRALQPRDFVVTSDVLDLGQTTYSTLPGRFAYACRGNQLVCPSLGRTLERTARRLWPAPDRVYGMANRLVMAHTWGPRFETPAEARALQSLGADAVNQSIAPEATNAREIGACFVSASYVTNYVDGVIPEEWGALDTIHEELGATAARISLRTIAHAELTDDCGCGGYRKVRPAAYGVNAQASGQDT
- a CDS encoding type II toxin-antitoxin system VapC family toxin, producing the protein MILVDVNLLLYAYNPAFEHHVRARDWLEEVLSHTDPVCLAWATILAFLRIATNPRAFEHPLTIREAVPIVSDWLAQPMVTIVEPGERHWTILQDLLTRVHARGPAVTDAHLAALAIEHGATLCSSDRDFERFPGLRVLNPLAAQT
- a CDS encoding creatininase family protein yields the protein MAKHRLDEMSWKEAEEAFKRSDTAIMAVGTLHSHGPTPIGIDTSSVAWIADEVGKRTGLVTLPAVPYGENDKMAHYPGSITISQDVIEAVYTDICESLYDNGVRKVIFLNGHGGNREPLIRTGRNVRELGMLIAVLEWWNIGKKIAPNAFPEGTHIWELAVALAVSGAHIADVRPGGYKGEWGVNPPMRQLFGDKIKPLGFSNFEYQSAPVIIPVDSWDVDVESAPEVDKAALEALKRRGEESLARIVDHIVAFAKDFQKLDPAKALQTA
- a CDS encoding SDR family oxidoreductase — translated: MEFAGKVVWLTGGGGRIGRAIAAAFAREGASVGICDLNGDAATQSLEAMRAGGGRGVALRGDVSVEADVDRMLAEITTSLGPVDILVTSHGNSPNMPVLEMDLATWQSAFTVNTQGCFLACRAAARQMVARRARGVIINLSSGAATSGRPGSSAYCGSKAAINMLNHVLATELGPHGIRVNAISPGLVTPTALRHGEAGHPYLNLMIDMTPLGRTGVPTDVAEAVLALASDRLGWVTGANLEVSGGSHCGRTNAPYTPRLTPPGATPPPRA
- a CDS encoding alpha/beta fold hydrolase yields the protein MAGNDLRSGHAPRVDEFVRSSDGTRVGFTRLGSGPALVVVHGSLSTREDWLTVASLLADHFTCYVMDRRGRGLSGDAPDYAIERECDDITAVLVAAGRAANLLAHSFGAICALETAMRVVVPHLILYEPPLPVGGRVAGEHLGEYRAAVATGRLDEALEIGLTRFVGLSAGQIAGMRTAPIWPQLRSRTPTWTREVEAIDGLSSSVDRYSALTSSTLLLVGSESAKHLRDATAALSQVLQHGHVTTLVGQGHMAGRLAPELVARAVTAFLRQ